In Desulfitobacterium chlororespirans DSM 11544, the following are encoded in one genomic region:
- the hypD gene encoding hydrogenase formation protein HypD, with product MHVNNYNSKQSVKEVAAGYLKEIRELAAVPYTVMEVCGTHTVAIAKNALRDLLPAQIRLVSGPGCPVCVTDSSDIDQFLYLAAQPHVITATFGDMIRVPGSQKSLQMLRGEGADIRIVYSTLDALDLARKNPGKEVVFLGVGFETTVPTVCVSIEQAQKEDIRNYSILSMHKLVPPVLRALAEDPETEVDGFLDPGHACAIIGSEALAFMAEDYGMPGVVTGFEALDILEGLVMLLRQRDQGRAEIEIQYDKIVKPEGNRVAQALIHKIFEPVDAAFRGLGIIPLGGLGLRKEYADWDAAKKFALPEFETVEIPGCRCGNVLKGQITPPECPLFARKCTPLSPVGPCMVSSEGSCAAYYRYAQRSGI from the coding sequence ATGCACGTGAATAATTATAATTCAAAGCAATCTGTCAAAGAAGTGGCGGCAGGCTATCTAAAAGAAATTAGGGAATTGGCCGCAGTCCCCTATACGGTTATGGAAGTATGTGGAACCCATACTGTGGCCATTGCCAAGAATGCCTTGCGGGATTTGCTGCCGGCTCAGATTCGCTTGGTCTCCGGGCCGGGGTGTCCTGTATGTGTTACAGACAGCAGCGATATTGATCAGTTTCTCTATCTGGCGGCTCAGCCTCATGTCATTACCGCAACCTTTGGCGATATGATTCGGGTGCCCGGCTCGCAAAAGAGTCTGCAGATGCTGCGTGGCGAAGGTGCGGATATCCGCATTGTCTACTCTACACTGGACGCCTTGGACCTGGCCCGGAAGAACCCTGGCAAAGAAGTGGTCTTTCTCGGCGTGGGCTTTGAGACCACGGTTCCCACGGTGTGTGTAAGCATTGAACAGGCTCAAAAGGAAGATATCAGGAATTACAGTATTTTATCTATGCATAAGCTTGTGCCCCCTGTGCTGCGTGCCTTAGCAGAGGATCCGGAGACAGAAGTGGATGGGTTCCTGGATCCCGGTCATGCCTGCGCTATTATTGGCAGCGAAGCCTTGGCCTTCATGGCTGAGGACTATGGCATGCCTGGAGTGGTTACTGGTTTTGAAGCTCTGGATATTCTGGAGGGGTTGGTCATGCTCCTCCGGCAAAGAGACCAAGGTCGCGCGGAGATAGAAATACAGTATGATAAGATAGTGAAACCGGAAGGCAATCGGGTAGCTCAGGCTCTGATCCATAAGATCTTTGAACCGGTTGATGCAGCATTTCGGGGACTCGGTATCATTCCTCTGGGAGGGCTGGGACTGCGTAAGGAATATGCGGATTGGGATGCGGCGAAAAAATTTGCGCTCCCGGAGTTTGAGACTGTGGAAATCCCCGGCTGCCGCTGTGGGAACGTTCTTAAGGGGCAGATTACTCCACCCGAGTGTCCATTATTTGCCCGTAAGTGTACCCCCTTGTCTCCTGTAGGGCCTTGCATGGTTTCCTCAGAAGGGTCTTGTGCAGCTTATTACCGGTATGCGCAAAGGAGTGGGATATAA